Part of the Hevea brasiliensis isolate MT/VB/25A 57/8 chromosome 16, ASM3005281v1, whole genome shotgun sequence genome is shown below.
AATATGAGGGCAAGAGCAGATAAATATTTCGGTGACTTCCTCCTTAGAGTTGGCAACAAGGAGCAACCAACGTCAGATGATGATTTAATAATGATACCAGAGCAAATGGTGGTGAAACATAGAGATGAAGAAagttgtgaggaggaattgattgATGCCATATTCCCGTCTTTGAAGGAAAATTGGAGCTTAGTAGAATACATGACAAAACGAGCAATCTTAGCAACAACGAATGAGTATGTGGACGAACTCAATCCAAAGATGATACAAATATTTCCCAAAGAACGCAAGATTTTTGCTAGTTTTGATGAAGCAGTAGATGATACAAACAATTACTATCAAGAGGAATTTCTAAACCCTCTACTGCCAAATGGACTACTGCCACATCGACTTGAACTGAAAGTGAATTGCCCGATAATACTCTTGAGAAATTTAGATCCATCTAATGGATTGTGCAATGGAACAAGGATGGTTTGTAAGAGATTTTCTACTAATGTAATACATGCAGAAATAACTGTTAGACAACATTAAGGAAAACGTGTTTTCTTGCCAAGGATTCTACTCTCACCAGCAAAAAATGAGAGATACCCATTTCaattcaaaagaaaacaatttccAATCAGAATTTGCTTTGCAATGACAATCAATAAAGCCCAAGGACAAACAATACCAAATGTGGGAGTGTATTTGCCTGAGCACGTATTCTCACATGGACAATTATATGTTGCGTTATCTAGAGGAATCTCGATGTCAATTACAAAAGTCTTGGTGAAGTCAAACAAAATGAAGAGGAAAAAGGAACATACGCGAAGAACATAGTGTACAAAGAAGTGTCATTGCCACAAAGGTACAataaaaacaaatatatatatatatatatatacaagttcAAAAGTTTACAGCTGACATGTTACCTTCACCCTTCTTTTGCAGTGAACCAGTTAATGAATGAAGCAAATGATGTTATCAAAAACGTCAAAAGGTCAttcatgctttgcattaaatacaAAGGACAAAAACTGAATATGAAGGCAACTCACGGAGGTAAACTAAATGGCAATGATGGAGGATCAATGATATAGTGTCTTTAAAACTATATTAATGTGAGGAAAACTAAACATCCTTATAAGGTGTCTAGGTGAATGACATATCAGCCATAGGATAAGTTCCAGTACAGGAGTAAGAGTTTTGAgtactaataaaaattttctcAAATTGTATTCTGAGTAGCTTGCACATGCTTAAAAAAACTACATCAAAGCTTCAATAATCTTgagaaatatattaaaaatttacagtATATTTGAGAATCTAATATATTGAAGCATGAGatttaaattattaagaaaaaataataatgcataattttttttattttatttaataattttattatttaaaattataatatattcatgaattgtaaattaaaataattatattggactttttttaaaaaataatgcaCTTGCTAAAAAAAAagctactatatatatatatatatatatatataaaagagttcGTTCTTTCCTGGTCTAATTAAAAGTTGGTTTGATAAAAAACTATTATCTTTATAGATATAAAATATGATGAGCAAGGTTTTACAATGttataaacttaaaaattttaaaattttaaaaagatgTATTAAaaggaattttaaattttaattaattatttttttaatgtgtgaatatatataattttttacaacaattaaataatttgcatttgataaaattcataaaaatataatatttattttaaattttaaaataaattaattaatagatttttttctattttctaacttaattatttggtatatctatataatatataaatatatgaaggaGGGGGAATATTTGGACTGACTAAAATGTCCCTagcaatttaatattattataatagaaGACTATaactttttattaatatttttcaataattctaattctaatacaattataattctaaattttatatatatatatatatatatatatatatatatatagagagagagagagagagagagagagagagagagagagagaggtaaaTATAGAAAATTCTAATTTATTATGTGCCATATTCATTTTTCTAACAAACGATTACTTAATAAATTagcatttattaatttttttaacaaactctaattaaaattctttatgctattaattattataaaagttaattgattattcataataattataattatatttaatttttatataatattaattatttataataataatcatcattattatatttatttactcaaattgatttgtgattaaaaattatgtaagaaaattattaatAGCAAAATATTCATATGTAAAATTATAATTCTATAACTATAAATAtagttataatttaaattttaaaaggttAGAATTTAATATAACACattgataataaaataaattaagtaaattatgtaTATATTACCAAACTAAATTTGTATAGAATTATAGTAATGTTAAGTTTgataatgtcacgacccaacctatgggccggaccggcactaggacctgggccagcctaaagccaccgaggcccgtagtaagccttaactattcattaacccaactctaaggcccatttgggcccaatatcaagaaaacaaacggacagagtccggccataaaatggactttccaacggggagttttcgactcacccgacctgtaaacacaataaacaatccattggggagctcagctcaccctccacatactcatcaacataataataaatgggagctcagctccctcatccaatctatcaaacagacttaaaatattaagtttacaggtccaacatgaatataatattacagaccaatttcaaataattactgctaacacatgcggaaattctaggagtaattaaaattacacaatattgataaacaactgcgaggtaaaaaggcagttaacctgaacaaaatatcctcccgtggctgaaaaatttttgaacagagtgagcgtcgactcgtagagtaaaatatcaatcttaactataatctctataactatctcaaactaatgcaactcgtagagtgaaatgcaacatacacaacattttcacatcataacatcaaaaggtaatttggagcactcacacacctgtagtatcaatcataacatatgggagccgatccccatacactctcttaaatccaacccgtgccgaattactcaagctctgacttccacttaataaccaaatcgagggtcctagcgaattactcaagccgtgactacccctcgaaggatcgggtcccagcgaattactcaagccgtggatcgcctggccctatccatagtccacaccacatcacacgcacgccaacgcacgcacaccgcctccaaattaccacaacaacattcatggcacattaacgctatgaatgcaacataattcgtgcctagagtttaactaaataaatatatgcatataagtgatgcatgggcatgctgaacatataataatatcgaaattacaattaaaattaatattttactcacagacttgacgacaaattaccatcgtggcgggcggaggaagaaggtcatcctgctcaccgacaatcatattacatttatttaatacaatcgactcaatacaaataaagaaaagaccaattacgccctaagtcgtgtaaaatccggcagagtctccctatacctaggacctacccaacccgc
Proteins encoded:
- the LOC131174594 gene encoding uncharacterized protein LOC131174594, whose amino-acid sequence is MEVLRLTMNMRARADKYFGDFLLRVGNKEQPTSDDDLIMIPEQMVVKHRDEESCEEELIDAIFPSLKENWSLVEYMTKRAILATTNEYVDELNPKMIQIFPKERKIFASFDEAVDDTNNYYQEEFLNPLLPNGLLPHRLELKVNCPIILLRNLDPSNGLCNGTRMRNLDVNYKSLGEVKQNEEEKGTYAKNIVYKEVSLPQSEPVNE